The following proteins are co-located in the Oncorhynchus clarkii lewisi isolate Uvic-CL-2024 chromosome 30, UVic_Ocla_1.0, whole genome shotgun sequence genome:
- the LOC139389906 gene encoding perforin-1-like isoform X2: protein MSSSSLLWCLLVVCVLAVVQIYAAEERKVLKVFNLRASDLNSGLFQTPDAYVKVFMGSGYGGKTEVKNNNHDPWWKEDFNFFNAIENNPMRLEVYDSDVLFDDLLGTCERSIKIGTWQHQCFLKKGGSLYYSYTLEPLQ from the exons atgtcctcctcctctcttctgtggTGCCTGCTGGTGGTGTGTGTTCTGGCTGTGGTCCAGATCTATGCAGCAGAGGAACGTAAGGTCCTCAAGGTGTTCAACCTCAGAGCCAGCGACCTGAACAGCGGCTTGTTCCAGACCCCTGATGCCTACGTCAAG GTGTTTATGGGCTCCGGCTACGGTGGGAAGACAGAGGTAAAGAACAACAACCATGACCCCTGGTGGAAGGAGGACTTCAACTTCTTCAACGCCATTGAGAACAACCCCATGAGGCTGGAGGTGTATGACAGTGACGTGCTCTTCGACGACCTGCTGGGGACCTGCGAGCGCTCCATCAAGATTGGAACTTGGCAACATCAATGTTTCCTGAAGAAGGGAGGGAGCCTGTACTACTCCTACACCCTAGAGCC TCTACAGTAA
- the LOC139389906 gene encoding perforin-1-like isoform X1 has translation MSSSSLLWCLLVVCVLAVVQIYAAEERKVLKVFNLRASDLNSGLFQTPDAYVKVFMGSGYGGKTEVKNNNHDPWWKEDFNFFNAIENNPMRLEVYDSDVLFDDLLGTCERSIKIGTWQHQCFLKKGGSLYYSYTLEPLQ, from the exons atgtcctcctcctctcttctgtggTGCCTGCTGGTGGTGTGTGTTCTGGCTGTGGTCCAGATCTATGCAGCAGAGGAACGTAAGGTCCTCAAGGTGTTCAACCTCAGAGCCAGCGACCTGAACAGCGGCTTGTTCCAGACCCCTGATGCCTACGTCAAG GTGTTTATGGGCTCCGGCTACGGTGGGAAGACAGAGGTAAAGAACAACAACCATGACCCCTGGTGGAAGGAGGACTTCAACTTCTTCAACGCCATTGAGAACAACCCCATGAGGCTGGAGGTGTATGACAGTGACGTGCTCTTCGACGACCTGCTGGGGACCTGCGAGCGCTCCATCAAGATTGGAACTTGGCAACATCAATGTTTCCTGAAGAAGGGAGGGAGCCTGTACTACTCCTACACCCTAGAGCCCCTACAGTAG